The DNA sequence TCTTTTTGGGATTGATTATAGCTTCAGCAGTAATATTGTTTAGAAAAATAGAAAGAATCAACATCAAACATGTTGTTTTTGCTGTCATCGGTTTGATTTTAACTTATATATTTGTCAGCTTAAACCCTATATCCGGAAACCACTCTTTAATCGTCATATTCCTTTCAGGAATGATTGCCATTTGTGCAATGATCTTGCCAGGTATTTCAGGTTCATTTTTACTTTTGCTTTTAGGCCAGTATGAATACATGTTAAATGCGCTTCATCAATTGCATTTTTCAGAAATCATTGTTTTTGTCGTTGGAGCCCTTATTGGAATACTTGGATTTTCCAAAATACTGAATTATCTGCTTAAAAACTATGAAGAGTTGACAATGGCATTCCTTATTGGTGTAATGCTTGGATCTCTAAAAGTTCCTGCAGTTGAGATTGCAAATTCAGTAAGCGTTAACATTGGCGGATTGTTGCCATGTGTAATTGTTGCAGTAATCGGATTTGTATTGATTATTGTTTTGGAAACTAGATTTGATTATATAGAATAATCAAATCATTCAATTTCTTTTCTAAAAATAGGTATTGAATCGGTTTTATTCACTACTAAAATTAATTTTTTCAGCAATATTCTTAATATGTGGAGCTCTTCAGGTGACATATGTTCATTTAAATAATCTTCAGATTTTCTTGAGAAGTTCATTGATAAATTGGCTACCGTTTTACCTTTTTCAGTTAGTTCAACGATTTTTTTCCTTTTATCGTTTTCATCAATTTTTCGTGTAATCAACTCTTTTTTTTCCAAATTATTAATTTCACGAGTGGTTGTAACTTCATTTGAGTTTAAAATGGATGCAATTGTTTCCTGATTGAGATTATCTTTATTGTATAGGATTAATATTATATATACTTGTTTTGCAGTCAAATCAAAATCTTTAAGGTTCATATTTAAGTAGGTGGAATAATGTCGAAAAATGCTTTCTATAAAAAATCCTAAGGGCACTTCATCGATTTCAGTAGTGTCAATATTTGTTATATCTTTAATAATTCTATT is a window from the uncultured Methanobrevibacter sp. genome containing:
- a CDS encoding DUF368 domain-containing protein, translating into MGSADIVPGVSGGTIALITGIYGHLIEAISNIKFGFVRPLLKGNFRGFWTQLLEEIDFKFFIPLILGIGVAFLTLAKVVTYCMDYHTAMTFSFFLGLIIASAVILFRKIERINIKHVVFAVIGLILTYIFVSLNPISGNHSLIVIFLSGMIAICAMILPGISGSFLLLLLGQYEYMLNALHQLHFSEIIVFVVGALIGILGFSKILNYLLKNYEELTMAFLIGVMLGSLKVPAVEIANSVSVNIGGLLPCVIVAVIGFVLIIVLETRFDYIE
- a CDS encoding MarR family winged helix-turn-helix transcriptional regulator; translated protein: MKLFSINITFYKINNMENYTKINNAEKNYHSNKKTNRIIKDITNIDTTEIDEVPLGFFIESIFRHYSTYLNMNLKDFDLTAKQVYIILILYNKDNLNQETIASILNSNEVTTTREINNLEKKELITRKIDENDKRKKIVELTEKGKTVANLSMNFSRKSEDYLNEHMSPEELHILRILLKKLILVVNKTDSIPIFRKEIE